One Candidatus Neomarinimicrobiota bacterium genomic window, GGACCCGGAGGAAATTACCTCTCGTCGCATCGTTACGCCAGAGATGTGCCGGACCACCATTCTCTGTTATGAGTATGTCCGGATCTCCATCACGATCATAGTCACCGTGGGCGGCTCCTCGTGCCACCATGAGATTACGAAACACTCCTCCTACCTTCTGGCCTACCTCTTCGAAAGTGCCATCGCCGTCATTTAGGAACAGCTGAGAAGATTGTCGATAGCTAATTGTATTTCTGTTTTGGCTTCTCATGTTTACGCCGCTCGGATAGACATGTCCATTGGCGGCAAAAAGATCGAGATCCCCGTCAAACTCTACGTCGAACAAAAAGAGCCCAAACGTCAGGGTATTCAGGCTCGGCAGTCCAATCTTGGAGAGTGCGGCGCGATCAATGAACCACCCGCCATCGGAATACTGATAAACGCCGATCATTTCGTTCGAAAAGTTGCCAATAAAGATAGAGGGGTGACCACTACTGTCGACAACACCAACATCAATACCCATGCCGGCACGAGCCTCCCCATGCTCGCTGTATGCCATGCCTCTGACCGTCCCATTCTCAGTAAATGTCCCATCACCGTTGTTCTCATAGAGAAGATCGCCTTCCCCGTCGTTGGAGACCACGAGGTCCGGCCACTTATCGTCGTTGAAATCGAACTCGGCCATGCCCAGTGACTTACCGGGAGCCGGTAAGAATCCCGCTTCTTCTGTCTGATCGGTGAAAGTACCGTCTCTATTGTTCCTATAGAATCGACTTGGAATACCCTCGTACATTTCAGGAGGGCAGT contains:
- a CDS encoding CRTAC1 family protein, which gives rise to GILSDETDRQVQGLWLFRNNGDGTFSQKTHEVGLTEVTAYGIGIAAADYDNDGDQDFYFTTLHKNMLFRNEGGAFKNVGEEAGVSGVSEWSSSGIFFDADRDGWLDLYVGNYAIWSPEQDKWCSMDGENKAYCPPEMYEGIPSRFYRNNRDGTFTDQTEEAGFLPAPGKSLGMAEFDFNDDKWPDLVVSNDGEGDLLYENNGDGTFTENGTVRGMAYSEHGEARAGMGIDVGVVDSSGHPSIFIGNFSNEMIGVYQYSDGGWFIDRAALSKIGLPSLNTLTFGLFLFDVEFDGDLDLFAANGHVYPSGVNMRSQNRNTISYRQSSQLFLNDGDGTFEEVGQKVGGVFRNLMVARGAAHGDYDRDGDPDILITENGGPAHLWRNDATRGNFLRVRLVGRKSNRDGIGSLVVAVAGNCVMTRRVRTGSSYLSQSETIVTFGLGEKSVVDSLRVQWPSGQVDNFVNIESNQEIGIEEGSGTFERQLLSDDRRRVAVAMGNVRMHSWIGAR